In Kogia breviceps isolate mKogBre1 chromosome 19, mKogBre1 haplotype 1, whole genome shotgun sequence, a single genomic region encodes these proteins:
- the SGSH gene encoding N-sulphoglucosamine sulphohydrolase isoform X2, with protein MRCSGPACRLLLLVVGLCCVHRARPRNVLLILADDGGFESGAYNNSAITTPHLDALARRSLVFRNAFTSVSSCSPSRASLLTGLPQHQNGMYGLHQDVHHFNSFDRVQSLPLLLGRAGVLTGIIGKKHVGPETVYPFDFAYTEENGSVLQVGRNITRIKLLVRKFLQTRDNRPFFLYVAFHDPHRCGHSQPQYGAFCEKFGNGESGMGQIPDWTPQTYNPKDVQVPYFVPDTPAARADLAAQYTTISRMDQGIGLVLQELHGAGVLNDTLVIFTSDNGIPFPSGRTNLYWPGTAEPMLVSSPEHPKRWGQVSEAYVSLLGQEAFRPQHRTGIGPCVGASSLV; from the exons ATGCGTTGCTCCGGGCCGGCCTGCCGGCTGTTGCTCCTCGTAGTGGGTCTCTGTTGTGTGCATCGGGCGCGCCCCCGAAACGTGCTGCTGATCCTCG cGGATGACGGAGGCTTTGAGAGTGGCGCCTACAACAACAGTGCCATCACCACCCCTCACCTGGATGCCTTGGCCCGCCGGAGCCTTGTCTTCCGCAATGCCTTCACCTCCGTGAGCAGCTGCTCTCCCAGCCGGGCCAGCCTCCTCACTGGCCTGCCCCAG CATCAGAACGGAATGTATGGCCTGCACCAGGATGTCCACCACTTCAACTCCTTCGACCGGGTGCAGAGCCTGCCTTTGCTGTTGGGCCGAGCTGGTGTTCTTACAG GCATCATTGGGAAGAAGCACGTGGGGCCGGAGACGGTGTACCCGTTTGATTTTGCGTACACGGAGGAGAATGGCTCTGTCCTCCAGGTGGGGCGGAACATCACTAGAATTAAACTGCTGGTCCGGAAATTCCTGCAGACTCGGGACAACAG GCCTTTCTTCCTCTATGTCGCCTTCCATGACCCCCACCGCTGCGGGCACTCCCAGCCACAGTACGGGGCCTTCTGCGAGAAATTTGGCAATGGGGAGAGTGGCATGGGGCAGATCCCAGACTGGACCCCGCAGACCTACAACCCGAAGGATGTGCAG GTGCCTTACTTCGTCCCTGACACACCGGCCGCCCGAGCTGACTTGGCCGCTCAGTACACCACCATCAGCCGCATGGACCAAG GGATTGGACTCGTGCTCCAGGAGCTGCATGGAGCGGGTGTCCTGAATGACACCCTGGTGATCTTCACATCCGATAATGGTATCCCCTTCCCCAGCGGCAGGACCAACCTCTACTGGCCGGGCACTGCTGAGCCCATGCTGGTGTCATCCCCAGAGCACCCGAAACGCTGGGGCCAGGTCAGCGAGGCCTATGTGAGCCTCCTAG